DNA sequence from the Corvus hawaiiensis isolate bCorHaw1 chromosome 6, bCorHaw1.pri.cur, whole genome shotgun sequence genome:
atgattctacagtTGTCTCATTCAGAACCCAAAGTAGAGGTGATGATTCAGCTCATCAAACTCCTGCATTGCCTTGGTCTGGGCAGCTGGatcctgtgccaggtgctgaaAGAGGTTTAGGGGCTGTGCCTTTTGGAAGGCTGGGGGCAAGGAGATCTCCTCAGGCATGTCCTCGTTGCCAAAGAAGAAGTGCTTGAGACATTTCTCCTCCAGGCAACAGCGCAGGTAGCGCATGATATCGTCCACCCGCAGCAGGAGATACCCATGCTGCCATTCTGATAGAGGAATCAGGGTCAGGAGGTGCATGACCGTGGTCTTCAAGGCATAGATAGAAAAGCCTGAGCCCTCCAGAAGGCGAGCACAGAGCCGCAGGCATTTGAGGTGGCAGCTGTGTGGTGGGGCCTGCATGGCAACATGCCTGAAAAACTTTGCCTCTGCCACAGCATAGGTCTCCAGCCACGTCGTGCTTGGGGGGAGTGGGGCCTCTGTAGGCTGGCTACTCAGGAAGATGTCCGAGTCACCTTGCTGCACACTAAATATCGTTTCCACAAAAAGGCTTCTCCCAAAGGCTTTCGTCAGCTTCATCTTGCAGGAGCGGCTGGAGGGCAGCACCTGCACCTCATAGTGACGGGACTGAGGCACCGCTGACCAGGCTGAGATCACAAATGTCTGGAACCAGAGGGTAATTTTCTCCACATCTAGGTAAGGGCCAGTGCAAAGGGTGTGTAGAAGGCTGGCCACCTGATTTCTCTTCAGCTCCTCCTCAGAGTGGTGGAGAAAGCACAGCATGTTCTGTTCCCTGGTGCAAGTGCACACCAGCTCCACACGGACACGCATGCTCGTCTGTGGCATGTCCCCCGTGGTGTCTGGTTCCAGGTGGAAGGCATACCCAGGGGGTGGCTTCAAGGGCACAAACATGCAGTAGACAACATCCTCCTCCTTTTGGGGACTCCAACCTTCacaggcactgcccaccccaaTGACTGGTTCCAGCATCGGGAAGAAGCTGTCTGAAAAGAGCCTATGGGAGACATTGAGAAGGTCACTCAACAGCTCCTGCACCACCCGTCTCCTGGAGGCCAGCTTCGGCACTGACAGCTGGAAGCGTCTTGAAAAGATCCAGATCATATTCATCTCAGCAGGATTTTCTTCCTCACTTTCTTCACTCTCTGAGTCCCTGCTGTTGTCCACCTCACAGATCCTTTTCCTGAGCCACCAGCAGAGTGCCAAGAGCAGCACCAGGATTCCAGCAATAGCCCAGAACAGCCATTGCTGCAAGGCAGCCCAGAGCACGGCTCCCCAGGACCTGACACTCTGCTCCATGGTCCCGTgggccagctcctgcagcatctGAGTCCTCTGCTGATTGAGGTCCTCATTCAGGTACACATTGATATAATTATAGATCTGTAGCACAAGCCAGAAGAGGAGTAGTAAGACCATTATGACCTGCAAGAGAAGGGAGAGGctgagaagggagggaaggaagaaaagagaaactaaGGGAGCTAGCAGTGAGGGAAGAAGGGATGGGAGacagcaggcaggaaggagagggggCTAGGCAGCTGGCAGGCAGTAAAGCCTGCACCCAGTCCCGGTGGTGGCACTGTGCCCTTCACAAGGTGCGCCTGCAAGGGGCTGGATGCAGAGTGGGAAGCACTCTCTTGGGTGCCCGTGTTTGTGCTCCCGTCCAGTGCAGCATGAGGCCTGTGTGTCCACTTGACACTCGTCCAGGCTGGCCTGGGCCAACACTGCTTGCTGCTGCCATTCATACCTGCTGCTCATTGTGACGGCCCTTGTGATGTCACTCGTATCAGAGACATcacagccaggccagccccGCCCTTCATTCCCACCCCAGATCAGCTCCTCCCAATGGCCCCAAGAAAATAAAGCCCCGACGCCCACAAAGTGCAGACCCACTGCTCTGGAATGGCCCCCAGAGACTCCCTTTACAAAGCAGGACAAAGCTCCCCTGAACCCTTGGCAAACATAAAATTGGATGATGCAATTCCTGGATGCTTTGCTGCTTGAGATCCCCTGTAGTGAGATGGGATCAGTTCCCTTGGTGCTGATCTCTGTGCTTGTGGGGGTGCTCTTGGGATCTTTGTGACACCCCTGGGCGTGGGGTGCAGAGAAGGTCTTGGGGGTTCTCATGGATGAAAAGCTGGCCATGAGCCAACagtgtgcacttgcagcccagaaagccagtcAAATCCTGGGCTGCTTCAAGAGAAACATGGACAGCAGGTTGAGAGAGACGGTTCTGCCCTCAGCAggccccacctggagcactgcatcccaGCCCGGGCTCCGcagcacaagaaagatgtggagctgttggagcaggcccagaggaggccatgaagatgatcagagggctggaataCCTGTCCCATGAacacaggctgagagaactggtgttgctcatcctggagaagagaagtcTCTAGGGAAacctcattgcagccttccagtacttgaAAGGGAGCTTATAAAAAACCAAGggagagtgactttttacaCAGtcagatagtgataggacaagagtgAGTAGCTTCGTACTAAAAGAAGAGAGATTTAGATTGCATGTTAGGAAGCAGctttttactgtgagagtgttgaggccctggcacaggttgcccagagcagctgtggctgccccatccctgggagtgttcaaggccaggctggatggggcttggagcaacctggtctggttgaaggtgtccctgcccatggcagtggggttggagctctagatgaactttaaggtcccttcctactCCAatcattccaggattctgtgatcttgGGTGGTGTCTTGGGCAGTGGGCATGAAGCCCAGAGCAGGGGGGGAGCCTGTTGCTCAGGGGATCAGcatcccagggcagctgctgaagGGGCGCCAAAGGCTGCTTGTGCACAGCCTGTgcgcagcagagctggggaaggctctggagcacaaatctgagggagctggaggtgtgtagcctgaagaaaaggaggctctggGGGAACCTCATTGCTCTcgacaactccctgaaaggtgGTAGCAAGGTAAGGGTCAGCCtgttctcccaggtaacaagtgacaggatgagagggaatTGCCTCAAGTTGCATGGCGGGGGGTGGTTTAGAGGAGAAATTTGGGAAAAgtttcttcctggaaagggtTGTCTAACATAGGAACAGacatcccagggaagtggtggagtcaccatctctggaaatgTCTAAGAAACGCTTCAGGTACCTGGATAtagcacttgaggacatgggttagtggtgacCAAGGTTGTGGTGCTGGGTTGgtggttggacttggtgatcttgaaggtcttttccaaccttaacaactCCATGATTTAGGCACTGTTTTTGTCACAGGAACCATCACTActatatattaaaatacattcacacacatacatacTGTATGTGATAACTCAATCTCTGGCTGCTCAGCACACTTACAGCATTTGCTCTTGTTTGAGGCAAAGCAGTTTGCAGGGAagttactttttccttttgcatctGCCTGCATCAAGTAGGCGCTAGAGTGACCTGGTTTTTTGCCATAACATCTCATGTCCTCTCTTAATGGGATGGTACACTGATGCTGTCTTCCATTTCCAGGGCCCTCTGCACACCATTGTTAAAACAATTGCACAGATATTTTTCCCTACTGAAGAACTGTGTAGAGGTCTTAAACTATATTCCAGCTGGGAACATGCTATTAGTCATCACATGAGATAAAAGACTGCTTCCCATAAGTCTTCTGATGCTTGCCTCATTTACAGGTGTCTTTGCCTTGGATGCCTGTGCCTTCTGTaagagaagaagaggaaggtgaGCCTGATGTTCTCCCTGCAAATCTGTGGCTGTAGCTAGCCAATACTGAAGATAACCAAACTATTCCATGCTTTGAAATCCCTCACCAGATCTTGCTGCCTgtgaaacaaaggaaatatgcagctttttttattaaaatgaatgaataaTAACTGAATAATGAATATCGGTGATTAAAATCCCCAGTATCACAGCCCCATCTAATGGACTGGCTGAAAGATATTCAAAGGACCTACAAAAAGTCTATCTGTTCTTTAGCAAAATACATTATCATGATAAGCAGGACCCTGTGGCATACTAAACTCTTAATTATGGCACAGGAggcattttctctgaaaattaaaaaggttGCAAAATGGCTACAGCCTCTGGGAGGCAATTCTTAGAAGCAAAATGTAAGTCAGTGTTAGTGACTCCTTTATCTACTTCCTTCAGTATTCTCTTGGCACGGATTAACGTGGAGAGTGGAGTCTCCATAGTTCTTAGTCATGTTATCATTATGCCAGTGACTCTGGAATGCCATAA
Encoded proteins:
- the LOC125327063 gene encoding inositol 1,4,5-trisphosphate receptor-interacting protein-like 1; this translates as MVLLLLFWLVLQIYNYINVYLNEDLNQQRTQMLQELAHGTMEQSVRSWGAVLWAALQQWLFWAIAGILVLLLALCWWLRKRICEVDNSRDSESEESEEENPAEMNMIWIFSRRFQLSVPKLASRRRVVQELLSDLLNVSHRLFSDSFFPMLEPVIGVGSACEGWSPQKEEDVVYCMFVPLKPPPGYAFHLEPDTTGDMPQTSMRVRVELVCTCTREQNMLCFLHHSEEELKRNQVASLLHTLCTGPYLDVEKITLWFQTFVISAWSAVPQSRHYEVQVLPSSRSCKMKLTKAFGRSLFVETIFSVQQGDSDIFLSSQPTEAPLPPSTTWLETYAVAEAKFFRHVAMQAPPHSCHLKCLRLCARLLEGSGFSIYALKTTVMHLLTLIPLSEWQHGYLLLRVDDIMRYLRCCLEEKCLKHFFFGNEDMPEEISLPPAFQKAQPLNLFQHLAQDPAAQTKAMQEFDELNHHLYFGF